Sequence from the Penaeus monodon isolate SGIC_2016 unplaced genomic scaffold, NSTDA_Pmon_1 PmonScaffold_6723, whole genome shotgun sequence genome:
TCCAACAGCGCGCCTGTGCATGATCTCCAACACGACCGCCATCGCCGAGGCTTGGGCCAGACTCAACCACAAGTTCGATCTCATGTATTCCAAGCGCGCCTTTGTTCACTGGTAagccctttattttcatttctttttctccttttgtcgGAATGCTTTGTTTCGTTttacatatagattatagatgAACTTTTGTTGTTTAAAAATCTTGTCGAGAATTAGAATACCTgagaattatatattcataattcccCTTACATGATTTTGTATATGGTTGCATCCAGACAGTAATCTCTGTCCCCTCGCTGACCCTATAAACCAGGAGAGACTGATGCTCTCATTATACAGCCATTATGCTCTTAGTAAGATACTGTGACAATCTATTGCCAAAGAAACTGACATCATTTATCCAAATTACTACAGGTACGTTggagagggtatggaagagggtgagTTCGCAGAGGCTCGCGAGGACTTGGCTGCCCTCGAGCACGACTACGAAGAGGTGGCCCAGGATTCGAAccaggacgaggacgaggacatCGAGTATTAAGGAAGGGCGAGAAGAGACGGAGCGGCGGGAATGTGAGGCCGTCGagcgagatggagaggggagagacggaatgagggggaagaagaaacggatagaaaaggagacagataaaaaagaagagatgggaagagCTGGTGGAcatgaaagacgaagaaagagagggataacgacaaggagaaagagggaaaagagagagagataacagccttttatttgtttgtttatgactTGAACGCTAAAGTATAATAAGAGAGCTGGCTGGACTGCAGATGGGACCAAAGATTAGACAGTGAAAGGTGGAAGCCTAGTGCTCACTAATTCATAAGATTAGTAGCAATGTTagtcatgtttgtttttgttaattatatgaATTGTTAAACGAAGGAAAACTTGATCTGAATACTTTATGAACAGGGTATATGATACGAAGCTTATAGCCAAAGAAATTccatattaagaaaatataataatggtgaatACCAAAGACCAAACACAATCcttgagaaaagcaaaagagagatgcTATTTCAGGAGAACATTACAAGAGAAGACACAAAAAAGATTAAACCAAACCCACAAGAGGTtataccttaaaaaaaatcttttcctaaTCTTTGTAAAGGTTTGTCTCAAGTGAAATGGCAATGTTAATGCTCAATGGAACATGTTCATCATGATGCTCACTGCTCCTTAGTGTTGAATAGCCTTCCATTTTATTCAATTACAATAAACTGCTTTACGAAAAAATACATTTCAGCCTCGGCATAGGAGGCAGTATACTACTCTATTCATctgcaatgaaaataatgtaaaacagaCATTTTTTCACGGAACTCCTAAGAAATTATAAGCTTTAGTTATGATTAGTGGATGTCACTTATATGTTTGATtctatacaatgaaaaaaaaaaatgataaaaagacaaaaaaatcgtTCCTCACTTTCCTTCGGCACAAGCAGCAACCTTCACACTGTGGCTTAATGTTTACGATAAGTGCCCGGCGGAACCCTAAGGGCGCCCGCCACGTGTTACTTACGGTAAGGACATGTTTTCTActcattttgtatatttcttcaataaaatatataagttatgaAGAACGGTTGTGTTTTGCTGACGAACCTGGGAATTCGGGTAAAAAGTGAAAGTATCAGCAATGAATAAtggacacagacacactcacttatattcacacacatatatttacacacacacagacacagacacagacacacacacacacacacacacacacacatatacacgcgcacacatatatgtatacacacacacatatctatctatctatctatctatctatctacaccacccacacacacacacaaacacacacaccacacacacacaccacacacacacacacacacacacacacacacacacatatatatatatatatatatatatatatatatatatatatatatataaaaatctatatatctatatatctatatatctatatctatatatctatatatctatatatctatatatatatctatctatctatctatctatctatctatctatctatatatatatatatatatatatatatatatatatatatatatatatatatatatatatatatatataatcgtgtgtgtgtgtgtgtgtgtgtgtgtgtgtgtgtgtgtgtgtgtgtatgtgtgtgtgtgtatacatatatatacacacacacagatatatatatatatatatatatatatatatatatatatatatatatattatttatattatatatattaatatatatatatatatatatatatatgtatatatatatatatatatatatatatatatatatatttatatatatatatatatatatgccttaatgtgtgtttgtgtgtctgtgcatgtatgtgtgtataaacatattcatatataagaatCAGCAAAGAAGAAGCGTAACTTTTAGTAAAACAAATATTGTAAAAGATACGAAACGTCACAAAGGACACAAAGTATACACCAACCTACAAAGAATATTTTGgctaataaaatgatgaataacatTGCGGTCAAAGAAATTGGTCGAATCAGAGACAATCAGACTCCAGATGATAATTACTAGTCTGAGATGATGAAAGTTACGTGTCATGACTTGCAATTTCTCTTGTGACTTATGAGTGATAATTAACAATACCAATGGTATTCTCCACTGACCTGAAACTGGGTgtgtatatcgatagatatatgtaatgtagtgttcacacacccacacttccACATCCACTCTCTCACATTCCCACAGCCAGTCCCCCTATTTCCCCTCAgaaccctccccactccccacataCCCTCCGCCCCATTGCCCCACACCTAcattcctccctcgctccccattccctctccccagcccacaccccacacacacagagccaaACGCACGTCGGGTTTACATGAAGACCGGGAGGACCGAGTTCGCCAGGGGTATTGGCAGCACGTAGGACCTTGCATCATTACGCCTCCCCTCACTTAACTGGATGCAGCTGGCACGCCTCAGCCTTAACTGTTAAACGGTTACATGTTGGTGTAATACGGTAATGCCGGTTATTTTGGAGAGCTGTCATCTGTTTTTGGCTTTTGCACCGAGCttgactattatcattttcctttttcttcctgtttttacGTAGTAATGAGACGGCCTTATTTAGAATGGGTTTCAGAGTTAGGAACGGTTTGGATCTGATAAGTGATCTGTTTTTCTTAGGGTGTTTTTAGATtgcatgtgtgtattgtatatttgtttatatgaatatgtctgtttgagtgtgttatatgttttgatatccaaatcaaataataataagtgtgtaataatatatgataatatataataatatataagtgtgtttgagagtatatatatatatatatatatatatatatatatatatatatatatatatatatatatatatatatatttaatgattcaACAGTGATAAACGATTGCGATGTAGCAACAGCTATAATTGACTCATCCGTTCAGATTAACCATTTCGAAGGCTCTGTAATTAGTATAAATTTATCCCTTCATTGCAGATGTGAAATCCATGAATGCAGAGGaaaaatgtgaaattatatatttctatcactatatctgtccatatcatttttttttatctattcatctgtctatgcatacacacacacacacacacacacacacacacacacacacacacacatacacacacacacacacacacacacacacagatatatatatatatatatatatatatatatatatatatatatatatacatatatatatgtatgtatatatatatatatatatatatatatatatatatataaatatatatacatatatatatatatatatatatatatatatatatatatatatatatatatatatatatatatatatatatatatatatatatatatatatatatatatatatatatatatgtatatatatgtatatatatatatatatatatatatatattatatatatatatgtatatatacatatatatatatatatatataatattatatatatatatatatatatatatgttgtgtgtgtgtgtgtgtgtgtgtgtgtgtgtgtgtgtgtgtgtgtgtgtgtgtgtgtgtgtgtgtgtgtgtgtgtgtgtgtgtgtgtgtgtgtgtgtgtgtgtgtgcgtgtgtgtgtgtgtgcatgtatatatatatgtagtatatatatacatatatatatatatatatatatatatatatatatatatatatatatatatatatatattatatatatatataagtgtctaGAGGGGATGGAAAGGTTGGTGTtgtgaattagcctaagagatcggatgagggcgacgtggatcagggaacagaccaaagtgaaagatatacttgggatcatcaaaaagaagaaaaggcaatgggcaggtcatatatgtcggagacggGACGGCAGATgggcaaagaaaataacagactgggctataaataacataaagaggccaaggtccAAGCCAGTGACAAAatggtgtgacgaaataacgaattttgggagccaagactggaaacaaaaatcgcaagacaaagttggaaaagattgggagaggcctacgtcctgcagtggattgattcaggctggtgatgatgatgatgatgatatatatatgtatatatatatgtatataaatattcatatatatatatataatatatatatattcatatatatatatatatatatatatatatatatatatgtgtgtgtaatatatatatatatatatatatatatatatatatatatatatatatatatatatatatatatatatatatatatttaaaagtttttatgcCTACGCATGTGTTTGTACATAGAAATTTACTGCAGGTGATGTTCGTCTACAAGTAAGATGTTACACAAAACTACATtctaaattcatatatttattcatgaaaCTGATGGACATACTATTTATCACATTGTGTAAGAAACGGCAGCTGATGATACACTTTCATCAAAGTATACAAACAAGACAGCCTAAGAGcaagaacataaacaaaaatcaatTCGTAGCAGAGGTCGTCAGCTGATCGGTCGTCGCAAAACATGTCGGGGACGTGATTAGGCCGCCGCCTGTTAATTGCCATTCCTCAGGCGATCATCTACTGCAGTTCCATTTTCCCGACGACCTGGTTGTTGACGAGGTTGTACAAGTCCTTCTCGACAAGTCTTTCCACGAGGCTCCTCAGGGTGCTGTCCAAGACACTGTTGAACACATCCTTGTAAGGATTTCCGTCGAGGTTCGGGGtctgggagagagtgaggaacggTGATTAATAGGATTTCGATTATTCATTTACTTAGAGACGGGAAATAGAATGGTGCATATTTTTAAAaggttgattattattatcattatatttgttattatgattattatatcattatatttgttattatgattattatcattatatttgttattatgattattattagaatttagtttattattaagctttattatcattgttactattagtatttctATATTCACTGCAGACGTTcatttatatagttgtgtgtgtgcttttcatttccctccgctcccccgctgGCATCCACAGTCCTAGTCTTCAAGCGTCTCAGGATATACAAGGCTCTCCTAGACTCCCACACGACACCCAAGCCGCTTGACTCACCCCGAGGTACGTGCGTCTCCCACGCGAGCTCTCCAGGACTGGATGGCCACCGGGAGGCCGTCGGAGTCAACCATGAACACGAAATCGGCGAAGACCTTCTGCGCCAGCAACGAGGCCTGGCCCGTGGCCGTGCTGGCGGGGCTTCGCCGATCTTGTCAATGGAGAGCTTGTAGTTCGCTCTAACGTTGACGTTGTCGAGGCTGAAGCTGCCGGACAGCAGGTGCTGAGAAGGGAGAACGGTGTGCTTTATAAAGGGTTTGCataggaaggggaatgggaataTGGTTTAAATATTATCTAGATGTAAGTGACAGGAAACTGTAGGAAATTCGAAATATTGTGGAAATATGATTAGGATCTGATACTGTTAATAGCATTCCTTTATGAACACTAGATTAAccgaaattttataaaaatgacaatgaaaacgaATCAGACTCCCTACTCTTGCAGTGAtgacaagaaatatataaataattcggAGAACCCTATTATCCTTGACCCTTTATGTTGAAAACCAAAATCTATCCTCAGAATAGAAGAAACCGAACTAATTTACAATTAATTCCAACCGAAGAACCGATAACGCCAGAAAACGAGGCCAACGCCATTCGCAAAGCCACTTATCCTTACCCTGTTAGCATTCAGGACGGTCTTCCTGGACCTCCTGAGGCTGCCCATGTTGGTGAAGGAGGCGCTGCTGATCTCGATCCTGATGGCCTTCTTGCCGTTGTCCGTGTCGAACTCCTGGTTGCCGCTGAGGGGCACGGCGCGGAGCTGCTTCACGCGGTCCTCGTTCTTGATCCttttggggaaggaggaggagcggggaggggaagagagggcgggtggagagggggaggagggatagcgGGTGGcggtggaaaagaaggaggagggaagagaagggagggagggaggagaagacgggagggaggagtagagggagaggaaggaaaagaggggagagaggagagaggaggagggatagtggGTGGCggtggaaatggaagaggaggaggaaggaggagtggtggaaaagggaagtggaggagaaggattaataatggaagaaaaagagaagaacggGAGTGTGAGAAGCGGAGGTGGGGAGGCGAAGGtggaatagggagaaaaagaggaggaggaggaacagttaCAAAGTtttgggaagaggagaaaatgttggagcagaagaggaagagagtggaaagagagttGGAAGAGAGATGACAGAAGACAAAATGAGACaagggaagagaagtgaagtagatgaatagatgagagatttggaggaaggatgggagcaaaaacaaggaagagaaggatggaaaaggtgaagaggaagTAGAGTTGGAAGGGacgaggaaggagataaagatgaggaggagtaggaagtgtTGATAAAAGGAATGGCGGGAttgaagaggagcaggaggagatacAAGAAAGACGAAAGGATCGGGAgtggaagaaggatggaggagaagagaagaaacaaaaggtTTTAGAAGGATGCTGATCCATGATTTAGTGATTAAGaaatatatcgacatatatatctgtttgcaATATACTGATGCCACTCGTTACTTTTCCAGTTTTCGGACCATTCCTAAATgtgccctcccccaaaaaaaaaaagagaagagaaaaaaaaaaacacttctatACCGCCTCGCCATCGACTCACTTGAGCTTCCGGACGAGGATGTTGGCCATGACGTCGACGATCCTGGCGGGCGAGACCTCGGAGGTGGCCACGCGCGCGTCGACCTCGTCCTGCCACGCGAAGTCGTCCTCATCGAGCGGAGAGGCGGAGGCCAGGGCGACGGCGGCCACGACGGAGGCGACGATGTAGACCCAACGCGATGCCATTTTCTCTGCTGTTGGGTGGGCGTCGGGGAGGAGTTAGGGAAGGAATATGGGGGATGATGGAATGTGATTGCAATTGcagaagtaatagtaatggtgatgctgGTAATTATACTTTGaacacaaatgataatagtaatgatgattaaaactTTTGTGGAGACTGGTATTGtaattacgataattattattattgatgttataactATCCTGATTCGTCGTACTGCTTGATATAGTAAAAGGAGATACTGTTATTATAAGGGAACATGTAACTGATGTATTTATAGAGATGCAATGTAAAcgcaatgaaatataatatatatatatatatatatatatatatatatatatatatatatatatatatatatatatatatatatatatatatatatatatatatatatatatatatatatatatttcattgcgtTTACATTGCATCTCTATAAATACATCAGTTACATGTTCCCTTATAATAACAGTATCTCCTTTACTATATCAAGCAGTACGACGAATCAGGATagttataacatcaataataataattatcgtaattaCAATACCATCTCCACAAAagttttaatcatcattactattatcatttgtgttCAAAGTATAATTACcagcatcaccattactattacttctgCAATTGCAATCACATTCCATCATCCCCCATATTCCTTCCCTAACTCCTCCCCGACGCCCACCCAACAGCAGAGAAAATGGCATCGCGTTGGGTCTACATCGTCGCCTCCGTCGTGGCCGCCGTCGCCCTGGCCTCCGCCTCTCCGCTCGATGAGGACGACTTCGCGTGGCAGGACGAGGTCGACGCGCGCGTGGCCACCTCCGAGGTCTCGCCCGCCAGGATCGTCGACGTCATGGCCAACATCCTCGTCCGGAGCTCAAGTGAGTCGATGGCGAGGCGGTatagaagtgtttttttttttcttctcttttttttttggggggagggcacATTTAGGAATGGTCCGAAAACGGGAAAAAGTAACGAGTGGCATCAGTATATtgcaaacagatatatatgtcgatatatttCTTAATCACTAAATCATGGATCAGCATCCTTCTAAAaccttttgtttcttctcttctcctccatcctttttcccaaactcccgatccttttcgtctttcttgtatctcctcctgctcctcttcaaTCCCGCCATTCCTTTTATCAacacttcctactcctcctcatctttatctccttcctcgtCCCTTTCCAACTCTActtcctcttcaccttttccatccttctcttccttgtttttgctcccatccttcctccaaaTCTCTCATCTAATTCATCTacttcacttctcttcccttGTCTCATTTTGTCTTCTGTCATCTCTCTTCCAactctcttttccactctcttcctcttctgctccaacattttctcctcttcccaaaACTTTGtaactgttcctcctcctcctctttttctcccctattccaccttccccctccacctccgctTCTCACACTccgttcttctctttttcttccatttattaatccttctcctccactttcccttttccaccactcctccttcctcctcctcttccatttccaccgccccccactctccctcctcctcctctcctctctccccctcttttccttcctctccctctactcctccctccccgtcttctcctccctccctcccttctcttccctcctccttcttttccaccgCCACCcgctatccctcctcccccctctccacccgccctctcttcccctccccgctcctcctccttccccaaaaGGATCAAGAACGAGGACCGCGTGAAGCAGCTCCGCGCCGTGCCCCTCAGCGGCAACCAGGAGTTCGACACGGACAACGGCAAGAAGGCCATCAGGATCGAGATCAGCAGCGCCTCCTTCACCAACATGGGCAGCCTCAGGAGGTCCAGGAAGACCGTCCTGAATGCTAACAGGGTAAGGATAAGGTGGCTTTGCGAATGGCGTTGGCCTCGTTTTCTGGCGTTATCGGTTCTTCGGTTTGGAATTAATTGTAAATTAGTTCGGTTTCTTCATTCTGAGGATAGATTTTGGTTTTCAACATAAAGGGTCAAGGATAATAGGGTTCTccgaattatttatatttttcttgtcatCACTGCAAGAGTAGGGAGTCTGATtcgttttcattgtcatttttaaaatttcggtTAATCTAGTGTTCATAAAGGAATGCTATTAACAGTATCAGATCCTAATCATATTTCCACAATTTTTCGAATTTCCTACAGTTTCCTGTCACTTACATCTAGATAATATTTAAACCAtattcccattccccttcctatGCAAACCCTTTATAAAGCACACCGTTCTCCCTTCTCAGCACCTGCTGTCCGGCAGCTTCAGCCTCGACAACGTCAACGTTAGAGCGAACTACAAGCTCTCCATTGACAAGATCGGCGAAGCCCCCGCCAGCACGGCCACGGGCCAGGCCTCGTTGCTGGCGCAGAAGGTCTTCGCCGATTTCGTGTTCATGGTTGACTCCGACGGCCTCCCGGTGGCCATCCAGTCTGGAGAGCTCGCGTGGGAGACGCACGTACCTCGGGGTGAGTCAAGCGGCTTGGGTGTCGTGTGGGAGTCTAGGAGAGCCTTGTATATCCTGAGACGCTTGAAGACTAGGACTGTGGATGCCAGCGGGGAGCGGAGGGAaatgaaaagcacacacacaactatataaatgAACGTCTGCAGTGAATATagaaatactaatagtaacaatgataataaagcttaataataaactaaattctaataaaaatcataataacaaataatgataataatcataataacaaatataatgataataataatcataataacaaatataatgataataataatcaacctTTTAAAAATATGCACCATTCTATTTCCCGTCTCTAAGTAAATGATAATCGAAATCTATTAATCAccgttcctcactctctcccagaCCCCGAACCTCGACGGAAATCCTTACAAGGATGTGTTCAACAGTGTCTTGGACAGCACCTGAGGAGCCTCGTGGAAAGACTTGTCGAGAAGGACTTGTACAACCTCGTCAACAACCAGGTCGTCGGGAAAATGGAACTGCAGTAGATGATCGCCTGAGGAATGGCAATTAACAGGCGGCGGCTAATCACGTCCCCGACATGTTTGCGACGACCGATCAGCTGACGACCTCTGCTACGAattgatttttgtttatgttcttgCTCTTAGGCTGTCTTGTTTTTTATACTTTGATGAAAGTGTATCATCAGCTGCCGTTTCTTACACAATGTGATAAATAGTATGTCCATCAgtttcatgaaaaaatatatgaatttagaaTGTATTTTTGTGTAACATCTTACTTTGTAGACGAACATCACCTGCAGTAAATTTCTATGTACAAACACATGCGTAGgcataaaaacttttaaatatatatatatatatatattatatatatatatatatatatatatatatatatatatatatatatatatatatatatatatatatatatatatataacacacacatatatatatatatataaataaatatataaatatatatatatatatatattatatatatatatatatatatatacatacatatatatatacatatatatatcatcatcatcatcatcatcaggttgAATCAATCaactgcaggatgtaggcctctcccaatcttttccaactttgttttgcgatttttgtttccagtcttggcccccaaaaaattcgTTATTCGTCACACCATTTGTCACTGGCTTGGACCTtggcctctttattttatttatagcccagtctgttatttCTTTGCCCATCTGCCGTCccgtctccgacatatatgacctgcccattgccttttcttcttttgatgatcccaagtatatctttcactttggtctgttccctgatccacgtcgccctcatccgatctcttaggctaattcacaACACCAACCTTTCCATCCCCTCtagacacttatatatatatatatatattatatatatatatatatataatatatatatatatatatatatatatatatatgtatatatatatacatatatatatacatgcacacacacacacacacgcacacacacacacacacacacacacacacacacacacacacacacacacacacacacacacacacacacacacacacaccacacacacacacacacacacacaaaacatatatatataaa
This genomic interval carries:
- the LOC119571535 gene encoding uncharacterized protein LOC119571535, coding for MASRWVYIVASVVAAVALASASPLDEDDFAWQDEVDARVATSEVSPARIVDVMANILVRSSSESMARRIKNEDRVKQLRAVPLSGNQEFDTDNGKKAIRIEISSASFTNMGSLRRSRKTVLNANRHLLSGSFSLDNVNVRANYKLSIDKIGEAPASTATGQASLLAQKVFADFVFMVDSDGLPVAIQSGELAWETHVPRDPEPRRKSLQGCVQQCLGQHLRSLVERLVEKDLYNLVNNQVVGKMELQ